The genomic region ATCTTCACGTGGatgtttaaatttgttattatGGTTTGAATATCATGTGCATATGTTATTATAATAGTGTAATATTTAATTGTACGAGTGTTTTTGTAAGGATTTGAGTTGTTAGAACAACGAGATACCAACTAGCAGTACTTGGTAAATAAATCTTCGTTCAAACTCAATATATTCCTAGACTTAGTTGCTCTCCCTTAAAGTTTTGTGGATTCATATTGAGAAATCTTCACATAGATGTTTAAATTTGCTATCATGTGCATATGTTATTATAATAGTGTAATATTTAATTGTACGAGTGTTTGTAAGGATTTGAGTTGTTAGAACAAGAAGATACCAACTAGCAATACTTGGTAGAGAAATCTTTGTTCAAACTCAATATATTCCTAGACTTACTTGGTCTCCCTTAAAGTTTTGTGGATTCATATTGAGAAATCTTCACGTGGATGTTTGAATGTGTTATTATGATTTGAATATCATGTGCATATGTTATTATAATAGTATAATATTTAATTGTACGAATGTTTGTAAGGATTTGAGTTGTTAGAACAAGGAGATACTTGCTTTATTACTTACTTGGTCTCCCTTGAAGTTTTGTGGATTCATATTGAGAAATCTACAAAGTTTTTTTCAGCACTTGCTGTAGATTTTTCTCCAAATATAGATACTAAGCAAGAGAAACCCATTGCGCTGTCTATCACAGAAGTAGTTGTTGTGTCATTTTTTACGTCTCTGTCTATCAATGGAGTCCAGCCATCGATATGGGCCATTGCTCTTTTAGAGGCAGCAACGTCGGTAAAGGATTTAGATGGCCTGATGATTGTTCAATTGATTTAACAAAAGCGCCAATAATTGTTCATTTTCATTGACATTGACATCAAGGAAGAGTCATAGGATCAAAAGACACAGTTGAAGTTAAGTGTGGGACAAAAGATGGGGGAAATGTTCACATGATAGCATATTATCTTGCAACTGGCATTCCCCACCACTCATTCTATCCATTTTCATCTGAAAAAGATGAGTTGACGGCTTTCATTCTATCCATTTTCAGAGCAAATGATGAGTTGAAGGCTTTTGTGAATGACATGTTCAAGGAAACATTGGAGGAATGACGGTAAATAGCGTCTCTTGTTAGCCAATAATGATGAGGTCACCTTTTGTATCAGTGGcattttatttcatcattttgtgtATTTTTAAATAAGTGAAAATTTCACATTGTAAGAGTAATTGGGCAATGGTTGTTTTCTATGTTATTAGAGATAAGTAGCAACGGTCAACAATATTGAGAGGAGAAGAATATAGGCATCATTGATCTTCTAAACAATTGTATAGGAGAGCAAACAGCTATCGAAAGTTTCTTTTCTTATTATCTAACTATCAAACTTCTTGAAAGTATGGTCGACCAGTAAGTTCACTAGAAGTGAAAGTGAGACAAGTTCTCGCATTTCTTGAAAGTATGGTCGACCAGTAAGTTCACTAGAAGTGAAAGTGAGACAAGTTCTCGCATATAAGTGATCATGTGCAGCAAGATCCAAATCGCAGTATGCAAATCTAAAAGTATGCATAGACATACGATTATTGTACTAATGGGAAGTGTTAAGAATTAGTCATTTGTAGTATGGTTTATTGTACTAATATTGTACTAATGGGAGGTGATTATTGTACTAATGGGAGGTGTTAAGAATTAGTCATTTGTAGTATGGTTTATTGTACTAATATTGTACTAATTGGAGGTGTTAAGAATTAGTCATCACATGTACATCTAAGTTTGTAGTATGGTTTGAACATCATGTGTATAGGTTATTATAATAGTGTAATATTTGATTGTACACGTGTTTGTATGGATTTGAATTGCTAGAATAACTCATATAATTAAGAAGTTGTTTCTATAATGTAAGAGATTGAACTCTTATATAAATATAATGTGTACTCAGTGAAATGAGGAAATACAATAATATAATAGTATTAGACTGCATTCCAAATTCTCAATAATACTTCTCATTTTGCAAGTTAAATAATGACATCAATGGCATATGATAAATGAATAAACGAGTACAAATTATTTCATTATTGCTGTGCGTATTTATATTCTTTACTTATTGGAATCTGCATTATATGAAACATGTTGATTTGACTTATGTGCTACATGGAAATCATTGATTATATGGTGTTCATAACATGAGTTGATTTATTCAAAGAAGTTGCTTCTATGCTTAAAAAAATAGTTATTATGGAGAAGCCATTGTTAATATATGTTATTATTTAGTTTATGATGAGAGTTCTTATGCCAATGAGAACTAGTTGTAAAAGGTAAAACATCTATTTGTTCCATTTATGGAATGCTTAATACACTTAAAAAGATGTTGCCTTGTTGGGTTCCTCAATTCTGTAGTATGGTTCACCATGTTTAAGATTGTCAACCATGCTGCTTTCTTGAAATATGGTTAAGTTTTTCTACTCGAATGTATATAAAGAAGTTTAGCGAACAGTATAAATCAAATACCATGCTGATTTCTTGAATTATATGGTTAAGTTTCCCTACTCAAATGTATATAGAGATATAAGTTTAGTGAACAGTTAGTGAACAGAACACAGAATTAATCAAATACTAGTTATAACATACACTTGACTACTTTaatgatttcaagaagtaatttaAGACATTTTAAGTGACCCCATATACCAGGTTGTGAAATCACCTTTATGATGATTAGAGCACCTCACCATAAAGATGCCCAAAGGGTGTCCAAATGAGTAAAATTATGCACCTTGGCTGTACTTGTCCACAAAGTTGTGGACTTGAAACATCCTTGAGATGCCCACATGCCCAAACAATGTTATCAACCACAAAGAGAGTCTGGTAAGCATCTAAACAACCTGAGGGTGTTGTAGGGGATGTCTATCACAAAGACTACCATTGTGACCTGCCTCCCAATTAGTGATTGGGAGGAGGTATTTCATATACCATACAATGGAACTCAAATTATCTTTTAACTtcaatttatgtaatgtgttgttGTAATGAAAAGAGGTTGATGGTTGACAAAGAATTCATTAAGGATTAAAGGCTTCGTTCACTTTAATACTAAAAGTTAAATATACAGTTGTAGTTTGGTTCACTTTAATACTAAAAGTCAAATATACAGTTGTAATTCAAATTTTTCAATGCTAGTAGATTTCCAGTCCATGAGAATGCCTGTATGCTCTCCATCATCCTGATAAGTGGATGGACCACAAAGTGTGCTctgaaatattgatgcaaaaaaacactcaatcaaatccaaaagcagcATACAGACAACCCAAAATTTTGATAACTATGACAATAAAAAGTTTTGGTAGGGGAGAGGGACAAATAGGCTAGCGGGGACCAATACATGCTATGGTACTTGTGCAAAATGAGACCAATAGTGATGCCCTAGAAATGTCATGTCAATGCTTATCCCAAAAaaagtacctctaaaattcaaaaaatagccaatcatgtgatgccacatcaccgtacaagtaaacatgacttagtgcacacctGTTGGTCTTATCacaatttgggaccattttggacaccttcacaaaaatgcatACCGATGTGGCATCGTATTTGATCAtgtggactagaaacaaaaattttAAGTAAAAGGCTTGTTAATAAGCTGCTgtataaaattgataaaattttgaaACGTCCACATAAGATTTAGATTTTGGAAGCGTGAAGTTAGGATGCACTTGTATATATGTTCATCCCAGTTCAATTTTTGTTATGCTTATCTCAATAAAAATTATGATATAATCACGAGGAGATATTAGAAATATTGTATCATATAGTTAATTGGCAGTTCAGCATTAAAGTTTTCTTAGCCCTAATAATTTGTTGTTTAGATAATTTTTCAAGCATTTGATAGTTAAAGAAATAGTTGAAAAAAAAGGTTTTATAAGCCCTAATAATTTGTTGTTTAGATAATTTTTCAAGCATTTGATAGTTAAAGAAATAGTTGAAAAAAAAGGTTTTATAAGCCTATATTTGATATTGTAAAATCAACTCATTTCTATGTTCATTTGTCACTTGAAAATAGAATTtccattattattttatataaatttaatcTCCGACTCCTGCAGAGTTACCTGGTGAAGAAAAATGAAGTGTGAAGAATGACAAATAATACTTGTCTCGAGTTTGCTGTTCTGAACATTGTGAGGCGTTAGACTGCCGTTTATTGTACTTTTGGGGTTGAAATTTGCTCTCATATCCGATTTAAGGCATTTAAATCTGACTGGAGTTCAAAACTTTTGGTCTGATGGAAGTACCTGATTAATTATAATAACTCAAATAATCTGATTTCGTTTAGATCAGTTGCAGGAAAGAGAAATACAAAGCGGCTTCAGGAAAGCTCGAAGCGAAGTTAATTGTATGTACAATTTCCAAGGAAAATAAGAAATAGCAGAAACTActacaaagaaaacaaaggaaatgtTTGATGACAATGCGGACACAAGCAAAAATGATTGCGGCCAACATTAATAAAATGTGAACTTCTATCACAGATTTTTAACGACTAACATTGATGAAATCATTCAAGAAATGTGTTATAGACGGCTTTGAATTGTGCCCTAGAGATACAGTGCATAGTCTGAATCTTCAACACAATAGGCAAATTCTATATATTATCACAACAGTTTACAAGGAAAATAAGAGCCAGGTATTCCCCATAGAGAATAGATGGGACTGCTAAAAGCCTGAACAAAATTCTAAATTGGTGTAATGGTACAGCAGCTAAAAATTAGTGCCCCGCAACAAGCATTAAACAAAACTGATTCCCTTTAACCCTGTCACTTGTACGGTGGATATGACAATATGCAAACAGTAACTAACCTGATACTGCTCATTAAAGATGTTAGAacaatgttgatgtaaattataTCTGTAGGGGACCCCTCAGCCATGAAGAGGAAACTATGAGACGAGGGTTACAGTCTCAAGTATATTTTGATGCAACATGTTCTCGACCTGGTTCAAAGGAAATACCACCAATATTATTCTCCAAGGTAAGGCCTATGATATTGAGTGTCGCCTCTGTCTTGAAGCTGTTGATTTTGTATCAACAGGATTTACAGAAATAGGACTTGCAGAGCTTCCCGATGTCTCGGAACTCCTGAATTCAGAATGTGCTTTATTTGTCCATAACTTCTGGAGAATCTTCTTTGATCTTGATGGTAACATAAATAAGCCtcttgattttatatttttaactGCTGTTTGATGCATGTTAGTTTGTTCTGTTTCAGGTTCAGCTATTCTAATCTTCATGGAACCTAGATCTCCTCTTAAATTTTTTAGGTCGTCATGAACTGCATCCCACTCATCTTCAGGATTTGTGGCTGACTGAAAGCTTCCTTGAGATCCATTTTCTGGAGGTACTAATGCTTTGACGCTATTTGGTAAGTCATTCAGCAAGAATCCACCTGTCATGGCAGTTCTGACTTGCTCAAAGAAAAGCACCTGCACAACTATGCGCAGAGGTAAACGTTCATTCTGTGCAGCATGCATACAAGCATCCATGGATAACTTCTTACAATCCATCAAACtgcatatcttttttttttcactcTTTGACAGTCCAGGATGCTCCTGCACATTCAAGAATGATGCATAAGTTTAAATAGAAAcagaaaaacaaattcaaaattctCAATATTTTTCACATTGAACTCAGAAGATTAATCAAACTTAGATGTTATTGCACTGACAGCAtttaataaaccaattaaatactTGCAAAAGTAGAAAGTTACCTTCAAATATATGTCAATGGCCCTATACAACCCATCATGAACAGGTCTTGCAAAATTAGATATAGATTCAGCAAGATTGATAAACTTTGACAGAGGTAGGTGTGCATCACGAGCAATTTCTGCCAGGTATCCATCAATAAGTTTTGCAACACTCAACTTGGAACTATGAGTAGCAGAAGCTGATATTCTGCCTTCACTGAGTTCCACATTTTCAGAAGATCTTGTTCTCCTCTCATATGGTAGCTTTGATTTTTCTGGACTGGCTTGAGGACTCTGGTCCTGCATCAGAAAATGGTCCAGTATGCATTGTACAAGGTCTACATCATACAAAGAGTCATTTGTGTACGATAAAGATGGAATCAAAAGGTCACTGAGGGAAGCTTCTTCCAATTGAAGCCCTATTCTTCTTACAAGTTCCATTTTGGAGGAGGTTTCTGCTCCCAGTATAGTAGCGGCTTTCAATAACTTCAACAAAAAGCTACAGGAGGTCGTTCCTTTCTCTGAAGGTAACAAATTTACAATAGCTTCCAAAAGAACCCTGTGCTTTGCTGCTGTCTCTACATAGTCATCTGAAACTGATCCATTTCCATTTTTAACAGCATCTTTGACTTCACTGTCCTTTGAAACTCCAGGTAACCATCGAAGAGTGTAAACCTTCAGTGCTTCTCCTATTAGTTCATGTGACATTCTTCCTTTGGTTTTAATGGCAGCCATTACTCGCTGGTACAAATCAATATCCAGTTCACAAATGTCCTCAATCCACCAATCCTTTGGAACATAGCGATGTTTACGACTTTGATTTCCATTCCACACGGGACTACTATCTTTTGCCATGCATGGTTGATCACTTGCCAATTTTGCTCTAGTGTAAGTGAAGGACCAATCAACCTTAGCAGGATCAACTGATGTCTTGGCAGCTATTGAGTCAATACATCTTCCAACCACCTTTAGGTCCTCTGACCAAGGTGATAGCAGTTTAGTGGTCTGCAGGACAATAATGGAATCTTTCCAGCTGCGAAAAATACTTGAGCTAAAAAACACctcaattttatatattaaattaccCTTCTCTATTGCTTCTGTCATCCCAAGATATTCTGCAGCACAACGAATGGGAAGAACATTGTAGGCATTCAAAGTAACAACAATTCCATAGCAGAATTTGGCACAGATCTCAAAAGCTGCTGGCCCTCCAGGAAAATCAGGAAGATCCAATTCATCATTCTCTGATTCGCAAGATTTTGCTACCAAACCCTGTAAGCAGATGCTCTTTGACATAAGAGGGAACTGCACGGACAATGTTGCAACTTCAGTTGATTATTAGGTGGTGCAGTAAAGCTACTTTGGTGAGAAGGAAAATATTAATTTGAAAGTAAGTTCTACACACTAAGGTTCTCCACATCTTGTAACATGGACTAATCTGCTTCAACTGGAGCCAACATCAAAAAGATATCTAACATAAACCATTTGAAAATGCCAACTTTATCCCACTGATAGCTACATCAGTAGCAAACTTTAGACCACCAGATAATATAAAAGATGGGAAAATAATCAGCAGATCCACCTAAGATTATGTTATGTGAATAAATTAGTCTGACACTAACAGAACACAAAACTCACTAAACAAGTCTTCTGTGAGTAAACATATAGCTATAACAAAAAAGTTCCAAGAAACACAAACAGATTCTGTATAAATGCTAGGAAATAACTTAATAAGAAGAGAGATTTAAAAACAATGTTATATCAGCAAATCATATTGGAAAATGGATTTTTCATTACCTCTTCCTGAGATAATTAAACAGCTGTTGTCCATTTACAGGTGAAAGTGAAACTATTTCATTATTATTCTGAGCTCATTTATAGGACGTGATCATGGTATGTTTCTTATGAAAAGAAAAACAAGTTACATCATCGATATCTAAATTGTTTTAAGAAACCGTATGCCTAAAGTGAATAAAAAGGACCAGCAAGAGCATTTGAAAGAGCATAATTTGAGAAACTGGTATATATAATATAAGTCATCAGCTTTTCCAGAATTTAGAAGTTTTGGTGTTTGAATCAATAAATTAACAAGgatggagaaaagttgttggaaGTTTGGAATTTTTCAGTCATTTTATAAAGTGAAAATTTCCTAATCTGCAAATAATTTGAAAGACAAATGACTATCTCAAAGATGTTTAAGTCAAAAAGCACATATGGGGTCATTAAGGGACTGGCACCAATCACAGCATTTAGCAGACAGTAAGAGAAGATCAGATCTCTGTAATGAATCCAGCTTAAAAAGAGCCACCCCTTCAATCCATGTACAGGGCCAAGCATAAATGAAAACCCAATATGGAATTTATGTTTCAAATAGACTAAACTAAGTCTTACAAGAAAATGATTATTTGGGGATGCAcataaaaatcaataataatatttTTCCTTATAATTTGAAAGAAGTAATAAATCCTAAAACAATGTTTTATCAGATACGAGCACTTAATCTCATATCCAGCAGAAATATAGTctataagttgaactaaagttcattGATCTAACCTAGATTTAGTTGTTTGTATCACATAGATCTCTACAAGAACTAGACAAAATGTCTAAGAGGTCTACTGCATTCAAAACTTTCGAGGAACAAAGAAAAAAAAGGAATTACCTTGTGAAGATAGAACTTTGCACCTTCAATGTTTATAACAATGTCACTTGACAGCTCCGTTGCCACACGCCTACACAAAAAGATCAATCATTCAAATAATATATTCATGTCATACAACAAGATGAGATGCAATTTTCATGTATAAAAATTATTCCAGTTATCATTTGTTACAAAACTCAAGATTGAATTGAAGAAGGTGATCTCTGTCACACATTGATGTCCCTAAGTTTCCTTCTTGTCATCAGAAAGCTTTAATGTGAAAAGGTGCAACAAATACAATAACCCAGAAAGCTAAATCTTAGACACAGAATACTCAATGAATTGAAAATAGAGGCAAGGTGTTTTAATTCCTTATCTTCATGAAGTGGAACAATGATGGTCAGAATCTTCACATAATCATGGATTCATGACCAATGTTGCTCTATTCTCTTATGTACATACGGCAGATGGAACAGTGATGCAAAATTGTGAACAATAATCTTGAGTTATATTTAAGTTTCAACAGACCTGAACCCATACATTCAATAAATCTTTCACAAA from Cryptomeria japonica chromosome 3, Sugi_1.0, whole genome shotgun sequence harbors:
- the LOC131029201 gene encoding BTB/POZ domain-containing protein At1g67900 — protein: MKFMKLGSKPDIFQAEGNIRRVATELSSDIVINIEGAKFYLHKFPLMSKSICLQGLVAKSCESENDELDLPDFPGGPAAFEICAKFCYGIVVTLNAYNVLPIRCAAEYLGMTEAIEKGNLIYKIEVFFSSSIFRSWKDSIIVLQTTKLLSPWSEDLKVVGRCIDSIAAKTSVDPAKVDWSFTYTRAKLASDQPCMAKDSSPVWNGNQSRKHRYVPKDWWIEDICELDIDLYQRVMAAIKTKGRMSHELIGEALKVYTLRWLPGVSKDSEVKDAVKNGNGSVSDDYVETAAKHRVLLEAIVNLLPSEKGTTSCSFLLKLLKAATILGAETSSKMELVRRIGLQLEEASLSDLLIPSLSYTNDSLYDVDLVQCILDHFLMQDQSPQASPEKSKLPYERRTRSSENVELSEGRISASATHSSKLSVAKLIDGYLAEIARDAHLPLSKFINLAESISNFARPVHDGLYRAIDIYLKEHPGLSKSEKKKICSLMDCKKLSMDACMHAAQNERLPLRIVVQVLFFEQVRTAMTGGFLLNDLPNSVKALVPPENGSQGSFQSATNPEDEWDAVHDDLKNLRGDLGSMKIRIAEPETEQTNMHQTAVKNIKSRGLFMLPSRSKKILQKLWTNKAHSEFRSSETSGSSASPISVNPVDTKSTASRQRRHSIS